The bacterium YEK0313 genome includes a region encoding these proteins:
- the sbp gene encoding Sulfate-binding protein precursor: MFVSLGSHRLRDLAGVVLAFGFVLATTLYVRAQAPAPVTLVNVSYDPTRELYRAINDAFAKEWQGRTGQRVTIRTSHGGSGRQARSVIDGLEADVVTLALAGDIDAIARESRRLPDNWQSRLPNNASPYTSTIVFLVRKGNPKAIRDWDDLAKPGIAVITPNPKTSGGARWNYLAAWAYELQRSNGDQAAARRLVEAIFRNVPVLDTGARGSTTTFVQRGIGDVLIAWENEAYLALQEFGADKFDIVNPSVSILAEPPVSVVDQVVDRRGTRQVAEAYLQFLYTAQAQAIIARNFYRPVHPEHADRADIARFPQIKLVTIDQVFGGWTKAHADHFADGAVFDQIYRPGATGR; this comes from the coding sequence ATGTTCGTGAGCCTGGGCTCTCATCGTCTTCGTGATCTTGCCGGCGTCGTTCTCGCCTTCGGTTTCGTCCTGGCGACAACGCTCTACGTCCGGGCGCAGGCCCCGGCCCCCGTCACCCTCGTCAACGTGTCCTACGATCCGACCCGCGAGCTCTACCGGGCCATCAACGATGCCTTCGCCAAGGAGTGGCAGGGCCGCACCGGCCAGCGTGTCACCATCCGCACCTCGCATGGCGGCTCGGGCCGGCAGGCCCGCTCGGTGATCGATGGCCTGGAGGCCGATGTCGTGACGCTCGCGCTGGCCGGCGACATCGACGCCATTGCCCGCGAGTCGCGCCGCCTGCCCGACAACTGGCAGTCACGGCTGCCGAACAATGCTTCGCCCTATACGTCCACCATCGTGTTCCTGGTCCGCAAGGGCAATCCGAAGGCCATTCGCGACTGGGACGACCTGGCCAAGCCGGGCATCGCGGTGATCACGCCCAATCCGAAGACCTCGGGCGGCGCGCGCTGGAACTATCTCGCCGCCTGGGCCTACGAGCTGCAGCGCAGCAACGGCGACCAGGCCGCCGCCCGTCGGCTCGTCGAGGCGATCTTCCGCAACGTTCCGGTTCTCGACACCGGCGCGCGCGGCTCCACCACCACCTTCGTCCAGCGCGGCATCGGCGACGTGCTGATCGCCTGGGAGAACGAGGCCTATCTCGCCCTGCAGGAATTCGGCGCCGACAAGTTCGACATCGTCAATCCCTCGGTGTCGATCCTCGCCGAGCCGCCGGTCTCGGTGGTCGACCAGGTGGTCGACCGGCGCGGCACCCGCCAGGTCGCCGAGGCCTATCTGCAGTTCCTTTATACCGCCCAGGCCCAGGCGATCATCGCCCGCAATTTCTACCGGCCGGTCCATCCCGAACATGCCGACCGCGCCGACATTGCGCGCTTCCCGCAGATCAAGCTCGTGACCATCGACCAGGTCTTCGGCGGCTGGACCAAGGCCCATGCCGACCACTTCGCCGACGGCGCCGTCTTCGATCAGATCTACCGGCCGGGAGCGACGGGCAGATGA
- the phoP_3 gene encoding Virulence transcriptional regulatory protein PhoP: MRVLVIEDEKRIAADIGTALSGAGFIVETSGDGEDGWFRADSEDFDVVVLDLGLPVMDGLTVLRKWRASGRRMPVLLLTARDGWREKVEGIDSGADDYLTKPFHMEELVARVRALTRRASGHASAVLTVGPVEVDTRKKDVTVSGRAVALTPLEYRLLTYLILQNGRVVSQSELGTHIYDQDKEHDSNAIEVLIARLRKKLGTPVIETRRGHGYCVMPAEGGTS, translated from the coding sequence TTGCGCGTTTTGGTGATCGAGGACGAAAAGCGGATCGCCGCCGATATCGGCACGGCGCTCTCCGGCGCCGGCTTCATCGTGGAAACCAGCGGCGATGGCGAGGACGGCTGGTTCCGTGCCGACAGCGAGGATTTCGACGTGGTCGTGCTCGATCTCGGGCTGCCGGTAATGGACGGACTCACCGTGCTGCGCAAATGGCGGGCGTCCGGCCGGCGCATGCCGGTGCTGCTGCTCACCGCGCGCGACGGCTGGCGCGAGAAGGTCGAGGGCATCGATTCCGGCGCTGACGACTATCTGACCAAGCCGTTCCACATGGAGGAGCTGGTGGCCCGCGTCAGGGCGCTGACGCGGCGCGCCAGCGGCCACGCCTCCGCCGTGCTCACCGTCGGCCCGGTCGAGGTCGATACGCGCAAGAAGGACGTCACAGTCAGTGGCCGGGCCGTGGCGCTGACCCCGCTCGAATACCGGCTGCTGACCTACCTGATCCTGCAGAACGGCCGCGTCGTGTCGCAGAGCGAACTCGGCACCCATATCTACGACCAGGACAAGGAACACGATTCCAACGCCATCGAGGTGCTGATCGCCCGGCTACGCAAGAAGCTCGGCACGCCGGTCATCGAGACCCGGCGCGGTCACGGCTATTGCGTCATGCCGGCCGAGGGCGGCACCTCGTGA
- the phoQ_3 gene encoding Virulence sensor histidine kinase PhoQ produces the protein MIPSSLRARFTIIAACAITVALVLAGFMLTLIFDGNIRARAVAEVGDDLRTLAANARIGPDGRLVIDGDLSDPRFRTPYGGYYWQAGRDQQIDLKSRSLLDFTIDWRPQPPTGNDVAIYERPAPEGRRMFVLERRVVVSRGGTPTIARIVVGLDQGELDEARTAFIQFAASSLAALGFALVAALWFATSASLAPLRALRAALMEVHLGRKTSVEGRFPDEVKPLVDDLNALLQARNADLVTARARAGDLAHGLKTPLAVLTSTARQLREAGQAEAAADIEGEVQRMSRHVTRELVRARAGVRAFRRSHPTPIAPVAATLTRALSALPSPRPIAFETRIPAEAAAPMDETDLTEVMGNVVDNARKWARGKVLITATEAAGAIHIAVEDDGPGLPGDALSYEIERGRRLDEQVEGSGFGLAIVKDLVEAYGGDLTLTRSPLGGLKVDIVLP, from the coding sequence GTGATTCCGAGCTCGCTCCGGGCGCGCTTCACCATCATCGCCGCCTGCGCGATCACGGTCGCCCTGGTGCTGGCCGGCTTCATGCTGACCCTCATCTTCGACGGCAATATCCGCGCCCGCGCCGTGGCCGAGGTCGGCGACGACCTGCGCACGCTCGCCGCCAATGCCCGGATCGGGCCAGATGGGCGGCTCGTCATCGACGGCGACCTCTCCGACCCGCGCTTTCGCACGCCTTATGGCGGCTATTACTGGCAGGCCGGCCGCGACCAGCAGATCGACCTGAAATCGCGCTCGCTGCTCGACTTCACCATCGACTGGCGGCCGCAGCCGCCGACCGGCAACGACGTCGCCATCTACGAACGGCCGGCCCCGGAGGGCCGGCGAATGTTCGTGCTCGAGCGCCGCGTGGTGGTCTCTCGCGGCGGCACGCCGACCATCGCCCGCATCGTCGTCGGCCTCGACCAGGGCGAGCTCGACGAGGCCCGCACCGCCTTCATCCAGTTCGCCGCCTCCTCGCTCGCCGCGCTCGGCTTCGCCCTGGTGGCGGCGCTGTGGTTCGCGACCAGCGCCAGCCTCGCCCCGCTCCGGGCCCTGCGCGCTGCGCTGATGGAGGTCCATCTCGGCCGCAAGACCAGCGTCGAGGGCCGGTTTCCCGACGAGGTCAAGCCGCTGGTCGACGATCTCAACGCGCTGCTGCAGGCGCGCAACGCCGACCTCGTCACCGCCCGGGCGCGCGCCGGCGACCTCGCCCATGGCCTGAAGACGCCGCTCGCCGTGCTCACCTCGACGGCGCGCCAGCTGCGCGAGGCCGGCCAGGCGGAAGCGGCGGCCGACATCGAAGGCGAGGTGCAGCGGATGAGCCGACACGTAACGCGCGAACTGGTGCGCGCCCGCGCCGGCGTGCGCGCGTTCCGCCGCAGCCACCCGACACCGATCGCCCCGGTCGCGGCGACCCTGACCAGAGCCCTGTCGGCCTTGCCCAGCCCGCGGCCGATCGCCTTCGAGACGCGCATTCCCGCCGAGGCCGCGGCGCCCATGGACGAGACCGACCTCACCGAGGTGATGGGCAATGTCGTGGACAATGCGCGCAAATGGGCGCGCGGCAAGGTGCTGATCACCGCGACCGAAGCCGCCGGCGCCATCCACATTGCGGTCGAGGACGACGGTCCGGGCCTGCCCGGCGATGCGCTGTCCTATGAGATCGAGCGTGGCCGCCGGCTGGACGAGCAGGTCGAAGGCTCGGGCTTCGGCCTCGCCATCGTCAAGGACCTGGTCGAGGCCTATGGCGGCGACCTGACCCTGACGCGCTCGCCGCTCGGCGGACTGAAGGTCGACATCGTCCTGCCCTGA
- the ntaB gene encoding FMN reductase (NADH) NtaB translates to MNALTPLPLAANPLAADANAFRAAMRQLAGGVSVVTAGIGEDRTGLTATSPVSLSVDPPTMLLAVNRAASALPVIAAYRHFAVNLLAADQQGVAENFAGKDGLKGPRRYRDAAWTTLATCAPILEGALASVDCELEELIERHSHTIVIGRVAAVRLGDAKASALAYWRGGYERLGTASAEISLAAGLAAY, encoded by the coding sequence ATGAACGCCCTGACTCCCCTGCCGCTTGCCGCCAATCCCCTGGCCGCCGATGCGAACGCCTTCCGGGCAGCCATGCGCCAGCTCGCCGGCGGGGTCAGCGTGGTGACCGCCGGCATCGGCGAAGACCGCACCGGCCTCACCGCGACCTCGCCGGTATCGCTGTCGGTCGATCCGCCGACCATGCTGCTCGCCGTCAACCGGGCCGCCTCGGCCCTGCCGGTCATCGCGGCCTACAGGCATTTCGCGGTCAATCTGCTGGCGGCCGACCAGCAGGGTGTCGCCGAGAATTTTGCCGGCAAAGATGGGCTGAAAGGGCCGCGGCGCTATCGCGACGCCGCATGGACGACGCTGGCAACCTGCGCGCCGATCCTCGAAGGCGCGCTCGCTTCGGTCGATTGCGAGCTGGAAGAGCTGATCGAGCGCCACTCCCATACCATCGTCATCGGCCGCGTCGCGGCGGTCCGCCTGGGCGACGCGAAGGCCAGCGCGCTGGCCTATTGGCGCGGCGGCTACGAACGTCTCGGCACGGCGTCGGCCGAGATCAGCCTCGCCGCCGGCCTGGCGGCCTATTGA
- the ssuB_8 gene encoding Aliphatic sulfonates import ATP-binding protein SsuB, giving the protein MTLADSRQDRLAQRFDGLFADPAALARAARGVTVEAQGLDRRFGATEVLCGLDLAIPAGQFLAIVGRSGCGKSTLLRILAGLDRPDAGRLIVGDGDRPVAARLMFQEPRLLPWARVLANVEVGLGADRRHDDGAARALETLRAVGLGERAGEWPAVLSGGQKQRVALARALVCRPRFLALDEPLGALDALTRIEMQRLLERVWLDQGFTAVLVTHDVAEALTLADRVVLIEDGRIALDLAVDMPRPRRRGSVALARLEEQILKRLIHDEPLAPDYTI; this is encoded by the coding sequence ATGACGCTCGCCGATTCCCGACAGGACCGCCTGGCGCAACGTTTCGACGGCCTGTTCGCCGATCCCGCCGCGCTCGCCCGCGCCGCCCGCGGCGTCACCGTCGAAGCCCAAGGCCTCGACAGGCGCTTCGGCGCGACCGAAGTGCTGTGCGGTCTCGATCTCGCCATTCCCGCCGGCCAGTTCCTGGCGATCGTCGGGCGCAGCGGCTGCGGCAAGAGCACGCTGCTGCGCATTCTCGCCGGCCTCGACCGGCCGGATGCGGGCCGCCTCATCGTCGGCGACGGTGATCGGCCGGTCGCGGCGCGGCTGATGTTCCAGGAGCCGCGGCTGCTGCCCTGGGCGAGGGTGCTCGCCAATGTCGAGGTCGGGCTCGGTGCCGATCGCCGCCATGACGACGGCGCGGCACGCGCCCTGGAGACGCTCCGCGCGGTCGGCCTCGGCGAGCGCGCCGGCGAATGGCCGGCCGTGCTCTCCGGCGGGCAGAAGCAGCGCGTCGCGCTCGCCCGGGCCCTGGTCTGCCGGCCGCGTTTCCTGGCGCTGGACGAGCCGCTCGGCGCGCTCGATGCCCTCACCCGCATCGAGATGCAGCGGCTGCTCGAGCGGGTCTGGCTCGATCAGGGCTTCACCGCCGTGCTTGTCACCCACGATGTCGCGGAGGCGCTGACGCTTGCCGACCGCGTCGTGCTGATCGAGGACGGCCGCATCGCGCTCGACCTTGCCGTCGACATGCCACGGCCGCGCCGCCGCGGCTCGGTCGCGCTTGCCCGGCTCGAGGAGCAGATCCTGAAACGACTGATCCACGACGAGCCGCTCGCCCCCGACTATACGATCTGA
- the ssuC_21 gene encoding Putative aliphatic sulfonates transport permease protein SsuC, with product MTDLAPTSAIRRGRPALSAASPGWRETLLASSATPWLLPSAILVVWQLASHVGTLPANVLPAPTAVMAAAWRLTLSGELLGHIDVSFRRAASGFLVGGTLAFALGLANGLSALSERFTDTTVQMLRNIPNLALIPLVILWFGIEEEAKLFLTALGVFFPVYINTFHGVRTVDPQLVEMGRSYGMGRLELFRRVILPGALPSIFVGLRYGLGIMWLTLIVAETIAASSGIGYMAMNAREFMLVDVVVLAILIYAALGKAADAAVRFLERRCLAWHPAFRTA from the coding sequence GTGACCGACCTTGCCCCCACTTCCGCCATCCGGCGCGGCCGTCCCGCGCTTTCCGCCGCCAGCCCCGGCTGGCGCGAGACGCTGCTCGCGTCGTCGGCGACGCCCTGGCTGCTGCCGTCAGCCATTCTCGTCGTCTGGCAGCTGGCGAGCCATGTCGGCACCCTGCCCGCCAATGTGCTGCCGGCGCCGACCGCCGTCATGGCGGCGGCGTGGCGCCTGACGCTGAGCGGCGAGCTTTTGGGCCATATCGACGTCAGCTTCCGCCGCGCGGCCTCGGGTTTCCTGGTCGGCGGCACGCTCGCCTTCGCGCTCGGGCTCGCCAACGGGCTGTCGGCCCTGTCGGAACGGTTCACCGACACGACCGTCCAGATGCTGCGCAACATTCCGAACCTGGCCCTGATCCCGCTGGTCATTCTCTGGTTCGGCATCGAGGAAGAGGCGAAGCTTTTCCTCACCGCGCTCGGCGTCTTCTTCCCGGTCTACATCAACACCTTCCACGGCGTGCGCACGGTCGATCCGCAGCTCGTTGAAATGGGCCGTTCCTACGGCATGGGCCGGCTGGAACTGTTCCGGCGCGTCATCCTGCCCGGCGCCCTGCCGTCGATCTTTGTCGGCCTGCGCTACGGCCTCGGCATCATGTGGCTGACGCTGATCGTCGCCGAGACCATCGCGGCCAGTTCCGGCATCGGCTACATGGCCATGAACGCGCGCGAATTCATGCTGGTCGACGTGGTCGTGCTGGCGATCCTCATCTATGCCGCTCTCGGCAAGGCCGCCGATGCCGCGGTGCGGTTCCTGGAGCGCCGTTGCCTTGCCTGGCATCCGGCCTTCCGGACGGCATGA
- the ssuD gene encoding Alkanesulfonate monooxygenase, producing the protein MTVHTAPQKPLDLFWFIPVSGDGSYLGTTEGHRPADFRYLKEIAQAADRLGFKGVLIPTGRGCDDPTITAAALAAHTERLKFLVALRPAVASPTFAARQAAALDRISRGRFIVNIVTGGNPSELAADGVHLGHDQRYAHTREFLAVYRPLLEGRKVDLDGQFIRVAGARLDFPPVQQPAPPIWFGGSSDAALDVAAEHVDVYLTWGEPPEAVRAKLDAVRERAARHGRTVRFGLRIHLIVRETDAEAWAAADRLISRLPDESIAAAQRKFAEESDSIGQKRQSALVRGRDNLEIAPNLWAGIGLVRGGAGTALVGSPATVAARLAEYQSLGIETIIASGYPHLEEAYRVAELLFPVLGITARPAGAHRTQIGEFGVSGTGLSIAAAAS; encoded by the coding sequence ATGACCGTGCACACCGCTCCGCAGAAGCCGCTCGATCTCTTCTGGTTCATCCCGGTCAGCGGCGACGGCTCCTATCTCGGCACGACCGAGGGCCACCGGCCGGCCGATTTCCGCTACCTGAAGGAAATCGCCCAGGCGGCCGACAGGCTGGGTTTCAAGGGCGTGTTGATCCCGACGGGCAGGGGCTGCGACGACCCGACCATCACGGCGGCGGCGCTCGCCGCCCATACCGAGCGGCTGAAGTTCCTTGTCGCGCTGCGGCCGGCGGTCGCCTCGCCCACCTTCGCGGCGCGCCAGGCGGCCGCGCTCGACCGGATCAGCCGGGGCCGCTTCATCGTCAACATCGTCACCGGCGGCAATCCGTCCGAGCTTGCCGCCGACGGCGTGCATCTCGGCCACGACCAGCGCTATGCCCATACGCGCGAGTTCCTCGCCGTCTACCGGCCGCTGCTCGAAGGCCGCAAGGTCGATCTCGACGGCCAATTCATCCGCGTCGCCGGCGCGCGTCTCGATTTTCCGCCCGTGCAGCAGCCGGCTCCGCCGATCTGGTTCGGCGGCTCCTCCGACGCCGCGCTCGACGTCGCCGCCGAACATGTCGACGTCTATCTCACCTGGGGCGAGCCGCCGGAGGCGGTCAGGGCCAAGCTCGACGCGGTGCGCGAGCGGGCGGCCCGCCATGGCCGCACCGTGCGCTTCGGCCTGCGCATCCATCTGATCGTGCGCGAGACCGACGCCGAGGCCTGGGCCGCGGCCGACCGGCTGATCTCGAGGCTGCCGGACGAATCGATTGCGGCGGCGCAGAGAAAATTCGCCGAGGAATCCGATTCGATCGGCCAGAAACGGCAGAGTGCGCTCGTCCGCGGCCGCGACAATCTGGAGATCGCGCCGAACCTGTGGGCCGGCATCGGCCTCGTGCGCGGCGGCGCCGGCACGGCACTGGTCGGCAGCCCCGCGACGGTTGCGGCGCGTCTTGCCGAATATCAGTCCCTCGGCATCGAAACGATCATCGCCTCGGGCTATCCGCATCTGGAGGAGGCCTATCGCGTGGCCGAGCTTCTGTTCCCGGTTCTCGGCATCACGGCGAGGCCGGCCGGCGCCCACCGCACGCAGATCGGCGAGTTCGGCGTCAGCGGCACCGGCCTCAGCATCGCCGCTGCGGCCTCGTGA
- the ssuA_6 gene encoding Putative aliphatic sulfonates-binding protein precursor codes for MDRRAFLAATAATGGSLLGAPAPALTQQAAPRELRIGFQKNGVLLIAKQQGVLERRFGPLGIQVKWTEFSFGPPLLEALNVGSIDYGPTGDAPPIFAQAARANLYYAAANESAGNGSAILVPAGSPIRALADLKGKRVGFARASSAHNLTIAAIEKAGLGYADFTPVYLPPADARAAFERGAIDAWTIWDPYFAIAETIPGTRILSLSRGIVAQNSFFLSSRGFTDRHPAVIAALNEELAGVAAWAGDHRDAVTSLLAEATGLDRAAWQRAIARTEFGVGPLSPAAVAEQQRLADRFHRLGLIPRPIVVSDIVWRPQPRA; via the coding sequence ATGGATCGCAGGGCATTTCTGGCCGCGACGGCTGCGACCGGCGGTTCTCTCCTCGGTGCTCCGGCGCCGGCCCTGACGCAGCAGGCCGCACCGCGGGAATTGCGCATCGGCTTCCAGAAGAACGGGGTCCTGCTGATCGCCAAGCAGCAGGGCGTGCTGGAGCGTCGTTTCGGGCCCCTCGGCATCCAGGTCAAATGGACTGAGTTTTCGTTCGGGCCGCCACTCCTCGAAGCGCTGAATGTCGGTTCGATCGACTACGGTCCGACCGGCGACGCGCCGCCGATCTTCGCGCAGGCGGCGCGCGCCAACCTCTATTACGCCGCGGCCAATGAAAGCGCCGGCAACGGCTCGGCCATCCTGGTGCCGGCGGGATCGCCGATCCGCGCGCTCGCCGATCTCAAGGGCAAGCGCGTCGGCTTCGCCCGTGCCTCCAGCGCCCACAATCTGACGATCGCCGCCATCGAAAAGGCCGGCCTCGGCTATGCCGATTTCACGCCGGTCTATCTGCCGCCGGCCGATGCGCGCGCCGCCTTCGAACGCGGCGCAATCGATGCCTGGACTATCTGGGATCCCTATTTCGCCATAGCCGAAACCATTCCCGGCACGCGCATCCTGTCGCTGTCGCGCGGCATCGTCGCCCAGAATTCGTTCTTCCTTTCCAGCCGCGGCTTCACCGACCGCCATCCGGCCGTGATCGCCGCGCTCAACGAGGAGCTCGCCGGGGTGGCGGCCTGGGCCGGCGATCACCGCGACGCGGTGACCAGCCTGCTCGCCGAGGCGACCGGGCTCGATCGTGCCGCATGGCAGCGCGCCATCGCCCGCACCGAATTCGGCGTCGGTCCGCTCAGCCCCGCCGCAGTCGCCGAGCAGCAGCGGCTCGCCGACCGCTTCCACCGCCTCGGCCTCATTCCGCGGCCGATCGTCGTCAGCGACATCGTCTGGCGGCCCCAGCCGCGGGCCTGA
- the cysE_2 gene encoding Serine acetyltransferase: MAQAHSNAGAVIRLPTDMADAAWLRLRSEANEVAAANPELATLVLRTIGHAHSFEDAVARRVSARLGNMEVPADILHDAFTEALKGSPAIAVAIRADAAAVIDRDPAANRLIDPVLFFKGFHAIQAHRLAHWLFGQGRRDFALYLQSRASEVFQVDINPAVKIGRGIFLDHATGLVVGETAVIEDDVSILQDVTLGGTGKETGDRHPKVRRGVLIGAGAKILGNIEVGRCARVAAGSVVLQPVAPNTTVAGVPAKPVGSAGCAEPARSMDQILSREAYDSFSYVI, translated from the coding sequence ATGGCCCAAGCCCACAGCAATGCTGGCGCCGTCATCCGGCTCCCCACCGACATGGCGGATGCCGCATGGTTGCGCCTGCGCAGCGAAGCCAACGAGGTCGCCGCCGCCAATCCCGAGCTCGCGACCCTCGTTCTGCGCACCATCGGTCATGCCCATTCGTTCGAGGATGCCGTGGCACGCCGCGTCTCGGCCCGTCTCGGCAATATGGAAGTGCCGGCCGACATCCTGCACGATGCCTTCACCGAAGCGCTCAAGGGATCGCCCGCGATCGCCGTCGCGATCCGCGCCGATGCGGCCGCCGTCATCGACCGCGATCCGGCGGCAAACCGGCTGATCGACCCCGTCCTGTTCTTCAAGGGCTTCCACGCCATTCAGGCGCACCGGCTGGCGCATTGGCTGTTCGGCCAGGGCCGGCGCGATTTCGCGCTCTATCTGCAGAGCCGGGCATCGGAAGTGTTCCAGGTCGACATCAATCCGGCGGTGAAGATCGGCCGCGGCATCTTCCTCGACCATGCCACCGGCCTGGTGGTCGGCGAGACGGCGGTCATCGAGGACGACGTCTCGATCCTGCAGGACGTGACCCTGGGCGGCACCGGCAAGGAGACCGGCGACCGGCATCCCAAGGTGCGGCGCGGGGTCCTGATCGGCGCCGGCGCCAAGATCCTCGGCAATATCGAGGTGGGGCGCTGCGCGCGCGTCGCGGCCGGCTCCGTCGTGCTGCAGCCGGTCGCGCCGAACACTACGGTCGCCGGCGTGCCGGCAAAACCGGTGGGATCGGCCGGCTGCGCCGAACCCGCGCGCTCGATGGACCAGATCCTCAGCCGCGAGGCCTATGATTCGTTCTCCTACGTGATCTGA
- the nemA_2 gene encoding N-ethylmaleimide reductase translates to MSKDASALFTPFRIGDLTLPNRLAMAPLTRNRATPGTDAPNALNVEYYTQRASAGLIISEATQISRQGQGYIWTPGLYTDAQIAGWRNVTNAVHGAGGHIFVQLWHVGRISHVSLQENGAAPVAPSAITAKSKTYIETGFVETSAPRALDAGELPGIVADYVRAAENAQRAGFDGIELHGANGYLIDQFLKDGANQRTDSYGGSVENRARLALEVVDAVAKVYPKGRLGIRLSPVSPANDAVTSDPEAVFGYLVAELAKRGIGFIHVVEGATGGPRDNVAFDYQALRKAFPGAYIANNGYTRDLAIETIESGRADAIAFGKAFIANPDLPERLRRDAPLNEVERATLYGGTAKGYTDYPALSEAAE, encoded by the coding sequence ATGAGCAAAGACGCCAGTGCCCTGTTCACGCCCTTCCGCATCGGCGACCTGACGCTGCCCAACCGGCTGGCCATGGCGCCGCTGACCCGCAACCGGGCGACCCCGGGCACTGACGCGCCGAACGCGCTGAATGTCGAATATTACACCCAGCGCGCCTCGGCCGGCCTGATCATCAGCGAGGCGACCCAGATCTCCCGCCAGGGCCAGGGCTATATCTGGACACCGGGCCTCTATACCGACGCGCAGATCGCCGGCTGGCGCAATGTCACCAACGCGGTGCACGGCGCGGGCGGCCACATCTTCGTCCAGCTCTGGCATGTCGGGCGCATTTCGCATGTCTCCCTGCAGGAGAACGGCGCAGCGCCGGTGGCGCCGTCGGCGATCACCGCCAAGTCGAAGACCTATATCGAGACAGGCTTCGTCGAGACCTCGGCGCCGCGCGCGCTGGATGCGGGAGAGCTCCCCGGCATCGTCGCCGACTATGTGCGGGCGGCCGAGAACGCCCAGCGCGCCGGCTTCGACGGCATCGAGCTGCATGGCGCCAACGGCTATCTCATCGACCAGTTCCTGAAGGACGGTGCCAACCAGCGCACCGACAGCTATGGTGGCTCGGTGGAGAACCGGGCGCGCCTCGCGCTCGAAGTGGTCGATGCGGTCGCCAAGGTCTATCCGAAAGGCCGGCTCGGCATCCGCCTGTCACCGGTCAGCCCGGCCAACGACGCCGTCACCTCGGACCCCGAGGCCGTCTTCGGCTATCTGGTCGCCGAACTCGCCAAGCGCGGCATCGGCTTCATCCATGTGGTGGAAGGCGCGACAGGCGGCCCGCGCGACAATGTCGCTTTCGACTACCAGGCGCTGCGCAAGGCCTTCCCCGGCGCCTATATCGCCAATAACGGCTATACCCGCGATCTCGCGATCGAAACGATCGAGTCCGGACGTGCCGATGCCATTGCCTTCGGCAAGGCGTTCATCGCCAATCCGGACCTGCCGGAGCGGCTGCGCCGCGACGCGCCGCTCAACGAGGTGGAACGGGCGACGCTCTATGGCGGCACAGCGAAGGGCTACACCGACTATCCCGCGCTGAGCGAGGCGGCCGAGTAA
- the rnk gene encoding Regulator of nucleoside diphosphate kinase, whose translation MNTPTRRAASALPPIVVSDFDHRRLSALANDALERSPEVAEALLNELDRAKVVAANAVPADVVGMGSTVEFSSHGGQTRRVTLVFPAEADIEAGKISVMTPLGAALIGLSPGQSFEWVGPGGHPNRLTVISVTAAARPALA comes from the coding sequence ATGAATACCCCTACCCGCCGCGCCGCCAGCGCCCTGCCGCCCATTGTGGTCAGCGATTTCGATCACCGCCGCCTGTCGGCCCTCGCCAATGATGCGCTGGAGCGCTCTCCCGAGGTTGCCGAGGCGCTGCTGAACGAGCTCGACCGCGCCAAGGTCGTGGCTGCCAATGCGGTGCCGGCTGACGTCGTCGGCATGGGCTCGACCGTCGAATTCTCGTCCCATGGCGGCCAGACGCGCCGCGTCACGCTGGTGTTTCCGGCCGAGGCCGATATCGAGGCCGGCAAGATCTCGGTGATGACGCCGCTCGGCGCCGCCCTGATCGGCCTCTCGCCCGGCCAGTCGTTCGAATGGGTCGGCCCGGGCGGTCATCCGAATCGCCTGACCGTGATCAGTGTCACCGCCGCCGCGCGGCCGGCGCTGGCGTGA
- the ros gene encoding Transcriptional regulatory protein ros: protein MPGHQGHIEDMETAAEFARGGEQADTVALTAEIVASYAASNTLAPDALVELIATVNHALQGLSAPSAVATAPTLVPAVPVKKSITADYIVCLEDGLKFKSLRRHLRAAFGLTPDQYRAKWGLPDSYPMVAPNYSAARSSLAKELRFGHRRSPAAAPEAPAAKKPAAAKRLAKV, encoded by the coding sequence ATGCCGGGGCACCAAGGGCACATCGAGGACATGGAGACGGCGGCGGAGTTCGCGCGCGGGGGCGAGCAGGCGGACACGGTCGCCCTCACGGCCGAGATCGTCGCCTCCTACGCCGCCAGCAACACGCTCGCGCCGGACGCGCTCGTGGAGCTGATTGCAACCGTAAATCATGCTTTGCAGGGGCTCTCGGCACCGTCCGCGGTCGCGACGGCGCCGACGCTGGTGCCGGCCGTGCCAGTCAAGAAGTCGATCACCGCCGACTATATCGTCTGCCTGGAGGACGGCCTGAAATTCAAGTCGCTGCGCCGGCACCTGCGCGCGGCCTTCGGTCTCACTCCGGATCAATACCGTGCCAAATGGGGACTGCCGGACAGCTATCCCATGGTCGCGCCGAATTATTCGGCGGCCCGCTCGTCGCTCGCCAAGGAGTTGCGTTTCGGCCATCGGCGCAGCCCGGCCGCAGCCCCGGAGGCCCCGGCCGCGAAGAAGCCGGCGGCGGCCAAACGGCTGGCCAAGGTCTGA